One part of the Paraburkholderia flagellata genome encodes these proteins:
- the mutS gene encoding DNA mismatch repair protein MutS, whose translation MATHTAGAADIAQHTPMMQQYLRIKADHPGTLVFYRMGDFYELFFEDAEKAARLLDLTLTQRGASAGNPIKMAGVPHHAVEQYLAKLVKLGESVAICEQIGDPATSKGPVERKVVRVVTPGTLTDAALLSDKNDVYLMAVCPGHNRRGVTVNVGLAWLNLASGALRLAEVAPEQAATAFERIRPAEILVAEMPAETAAWAPPAGSGALTRVPAWHFDVSSGKQRLCDQLDVASLDGFGAQTLTSACGAAGALLLYAAATQGQQLRHVRSLKVEAESEYIGLDPATRRNLELTETLRGTESPTLCSLLDTCSTAMGSRLLRHWLHHPPREAAIAQMRQQAIGALLEAPPQASVDTLRSALRQIADVERITGRLALLSARPRDLSSLRDTFAALPALREQVAAASGAAASLAHIADALEPPAECAALLQRAVAPEPAAMVRDGGVIARGYDADLDELRDISENCGQFLLDLETRERTRTGIGNLRVEYNKVHGFYIEVTRGQTDKVPDDYRRRQTLKNAERYITPELKTFEDKALSAQERALSREKALYDALLQSLLPFIPDCQRVAAALAELDLLAAFAERARALDWNAPTFTEAPGIEIEQGRHPVVEAQVEQFIANDCLLSAERKLLLITGPNMGGKSTFMRQTALIALLAYVGSYVPAKRARFGPIDRIFTRIGAADDLAGGRSTFMVEMTEAAAILNDATSQSLVLMDEIGRGTSTFDGLALAWAIARHLLAHNGCHTLFATHYFELTQLPAEFAQAANVHLSAVEHGHGIVFLHAVQEGPANQSYGLQVAQLAGVPAAVIRAARKHLVHLEQQSAGQPTPQLDLFAVPATDYDEAPFVEDRAAPATAEDLGASLVAQRLRELDPNELRPRDALDLLYELHELATAPDAKR comes from the coding sequence ATGGCTACACATACCGCTGGCGCAGCCGACATCGCGCAACACACTCCCATGATGCAGCAGTACCTGCGCATCAAGGCCGATCATCCGGGCACGCTCGTGTTCTACCGCATGGGCGACTTCTACGAGCTCTTCTTCGAAGACGCCGAGAAAGCCGCGCGCCTGCTCGACCTCACGCTCACGCAGCGCGGCGCGTCGGCAGGCAATCCGATCAAGATGGCTGGCGTGCCGCATCACGCGGTCGAGCAATATCTCGCGAAGCTCGTGAAGCTGGGCGAGTCGGTGGCGATCTGCGAGCAGATCGGCGACCCGGCCACGTCGAAGGGCCCGGTCGAGCGCAAGGTCGTGCGCGTGGTGACGCCCGGCACGCTGACAGACGCCGCCCTGCTCTCCGACAAGAACGACGTCTACCTGATGGCCGTTTGCCCCGGTCATAACCGCCGCGGCGTAACCGTCAACGTCGGGCTCGCCTGGCTCAATCTCGCCAGCGGCGCGCTGCGCCTCGCGGAAGTCGCGCCGGAACAGGCTGCCACGGCGTTCGAGCGCATTCGGCCCGCAGAAATTCTCGTCGCGGAAATGCCTGCGGAAACCGCCGCCTGGGCACCGCCCGCCGGATCGGGAGCGCTCACGCGCGTGCCCGCCTGGCACTTCGACGTCAGCTCGGGCAAGCAGCGCCTGTGCGATCAGCTCGACGTGGCGAGCCTCGACGGCTTCGGCGCGCAAACGCTCACGAGCGCGTGCGGCGCGGCGGGCGCGCTGCTGCTTTATGCGGCGGCCACGCAGGGCCAGCAACTGCGCCATGTGCGCAGCCTGAAGGTCGAAGCCGAATCGGAATACATCGGGCTCGATCCGGCCACGCGCCGCAACCTCGAACTCACCGAAACGCTGCGAGGCACCGAATCGCCCACGCTCTGCTCGCTGCTCGACACGTGCAGCACGGCCATGGGCAGCCGCTTGCTGCGCCACTGGCTCCATCACCCGCCGCGCGAAGCCGCGATCGCGCAAATGCGCCAGCAGGCCATCGGCGCGCTGCTCGAGGCGCCGCCGCAAGCGAGCGTCGATACGTTACGCAGCGCCTTGCGCCAGATCGCTGACGTCGAGCGCATCACCGGGCGGCTCGCGCTGCTTTCCGCGCGCCCTCGCGATCTGTCGAGCTTGCGTGACACCTTCGCTGCGCTGCCCGCGCTGCGCGAACAGGTTGCAGCCGCAAGCGGCGCGGCCGCGTCGCTCGCTCACATCGCCGATGCGCTCGAACCGCCCGCCGAATGCGCGGCGCTCCTGCAGCGCGCGGTCGCGCCGGAACCGGCCGCCATGGTGCGCGACGGCGGCGTGATAGCGCGCGGCTACGACGCGGACCTCGACGAACTGCGCGACATCTCCGAGAACTGCGGCCAGTTCCTGCTGGACCTCGAAACGCGCGAGCGCACGCGCACCGGCATCGGCAATCTGCGCGTCGAGTACAACAAGGTGCATGGCTTCTATATCGAAGTCACACGCGGCCAGACCGACAAGGTTCCCGACGACTATCGCCGACGTCAAACGCTCAAGAACGCCGAGCGCTACATCACGCCGGAACTGAAGACTTTCGAGGACAAGGCGCTCTCGGCGCAGGAACGCGCGCTTTCGCGCGAAAAGGCGCTCTACGACGCCCTGCTGCAATCGCTGCTGCCGTTCATTCCCGATTGCCAGCGCGTGGCCGCCGCGCTCGCTGAACTCGACCTGCTGGCCGCGTTTGCCGAACGCGCCCGCGCGCTCGACTGGAATGCGCCCACGTTCACGGAGGCTCCCGGCATCGAGATCGAGCAAGGCCGACATCCCGTGGTCGAAGCACAGGTCGAGCAGTTCATCGCCAACGACTGCCTGCTTTCTGCCGAGCGCAAGCTGCTGCTCATCACCGGCCCGAACATGGGCGGTAAGTCGACCTTCATGCGGCAGACCGCGCTCATCGCCCTGCTCGCCTACGTGGGGAGCTACGTGCCGGCGAAGCGCGCACGCTTCGGGCCGATCGACCGCATCTTCACGCGCATCGGCGCCGCCGACGACCTCGCGGGCGGCCGCTCGACCTTCATGGTCGAGATGACCGAAGCCGCGGCCATTCTCAACGACGCCACGTCGCAAAGCCTCGTGCTGATGGACGAGATCGGGCGCGGCACGTCGACGTTCGACGGCCTCGCGCTCGCGTGGGCCATCGCGCGGCATCTGCTCGCACACAACGGTTGCCACACGCTCTTCGCCACGCACTACTTCGAGCTCACGCAACTGCCGGCGGAATTTGCACAGGCGGCGAACGTTCATCTTTCAGCCGTCGAACACGGTCACGGCATCGTCTTCCTGCATGCGGTGCAGGAAGGGCCCGCGAACCAGAGCTATGGCCTGCAGGTCGCGCAGCTCGCGGGTGTGCCGGCCGCGGTGATCCGCGCCGCGCGCAAGCATCTCGTGCATCTGGAGCAGCAATCGGCGGGACAGCCCACGCCGCAACTCGACCTGTTCGCCGTGCCCGCCACTGACTACGACGAAGCACCGTTCGTGGAAGATCGCGCCGCGCCGGCCACGGCGGAAGATCTCGGCGCGTCGCTCGTCGCACAGCGGCTGCGCGAACTCGATCCGAACGAATTGCGCCCGCGCGACGCGCTCGACCTGTTGTACGAACTGCATGAGCTGGCCACGGCGCCGGACGCGAAACGCTGA
- the lplT gene encoding lysophospholipid transporter LplT has protein sequence MKKGFYTIIAAQFVSSLADNALLIAAIALLTVIASPAWVTPLLQIFFTISYVLLAPFVGAFADALQKRHVMFVSNALKACGCLLMIAGVHPMIAYGVVGFGAAAYSPAKYGILTELLPAEKLVAANAWLESATVLSTIVGTMMGGALVSTYAERFVTRHPMPLIHSAANLAMLAVMITYVFAAIINIGIPDTLARYENRLKEPARLMGDFTHSFNVLWTDKLAQIALWVTTLMWGAAVTLQLLVLKWADANLGLSLSKAAVMQGVTGLGIALGAGAAAAWVSLRASLRVLPVGVLCGAVAIGMAFYGKGLFPQGVGVRFGTFIVPFYLLFAYPLMVLLGVLAGFFIVPMNALLQHRGATLLSAGHSIAVQNFNQNLAVLLMLGAYALLLTAKVPVQWIIVVFGVFVSTMIWLAMRHSAANARTVDLQALVDE, from the coding sequence ATGAAAAAAGGCTTCTACACGATCATCGCCGCGCAGTTCGTGTCGTCGCTCGCCGACAACGCGCTCCTCATCGCGGCGATTGCGCTGCTCACGGTGATTGCTTCGCCCGCCTGGGTGACGCCGCTCCTGCAGATCTTCTTCACGATCTCCTACGTGCTGCTCGCGCCTTTCGTCGGCGCATTCGCCGACGCCCTGCAAAAGCGCCACGTGATGTTCGTCTCGAACGCGCTCAAGGCGTGCGGCTGCCTGCTGATGATCGCGGGCGTGCATCCGATGATCGCGTATGGCGTGGTCGGCTTCGGCGCGGCCGCGTACTCGCCTGCAAAGTATGGAATCCTGACGGAATTGCTGCCAGCCGAAAAGCTCGTCGCCGCCAATGCATGGCTCGAATCGGCCACGGTGCTCTCCACCATCGTCGGCACGATGATGGGCGGCGCGCTCGTTTCGACCTACGCCGAGCGTTTCGTCACGCGTCATCCGATGCCGCTCATCCATTCGGCCGCCAACCTCGCGATGCTCGCCGTGATGATCACGTATGTGTTCGCCGCGATCATCAACATCGGCATTCCCGACACGCTCGCGCGCTATGAAAACCGCCTCAAGGAGCCCGCGCGGCTCATGGGCGATTTCACGCATAGTTTCAACGTGCTCTGGACCGACAAGCTCGCGCAGATCGCGCTCTGGGTCACGACCCTGATGTGGGGCGCGGCGGTCACGCTGCAACTGCTCGTGCTCAAGTGGGCCGACGCGAATCTCGGACTCTCGCTCTCGAAAGCCGCCGTGATGCAGGGCGTGACGGGACTCGGCATCGCGCTCGGCGCGGGCGCGGCAGCCGCATGGGTGTCGTTGCGCGCCTCGCTGCGCGTGCTGCCCGTGGGCGTGCTGTGCGGCGCGGTGGCGATCGGCATGGCGTTCTACGGCAAGGGCCTTTTTCCACAAGGCGTTGGCGTGCGCTTCGGGACGTTCATCGTGCCCTTCTATCTGCTCTTCGCGTATCCGCTGATGGTGCTGCTCGGCGTGCTCGCCGGCTTTTTCATCGTGCCGATGAACGCCCTGCTCCAGCATCGCGGCGCGACACTGCTTTCGGCGGGCCATTCAATCGCCGTGCAGAATTTCAATCAAAATCTCGCGGTGCTGCTCATGCTCGGCGCGTATGCGTTGCTGCTCACCGCGAAGGTGCCCGTGCAGTGGATCATCGTCGTGTTCGGCGTGTTCGTTTCCACGATGATCTGGCTCGCCATGCGGCATAGTGCGGCAAACGCGCGCACTGTGGACCTGCAGGCGCTGGTCGACGAATGA
- a CDS encoding inositol monophosphatase family protein translates to MHPMLNIAVKAARRAGQIINRASLDLDLVQVAKKQHNDFVTEVDKAAEAAIIETLKTAYPDHAILAEESGQSDNDSEYQWIIDPLDGTTNFIHGFQYYCVSIALAHKGIVTQAVVYDPTRNDLFTASRGRGAFLNDRRIRVGRRDRLADGLIGTGFPFREKDGLDSYCELFAEMTNACAGLRRPGAAALDLANVAAGRMDGFFEQGLNPWDVAAGGLLVTEAGGLIGNYTGDSDFLHVGEVVAGNPKIYAQMVPILSKYTRVTKAA, encoded by the coding sequence ATGCATCCCATGCTCAACATCGCTGTCAAGGCCGCGCGCCGCGCCGGACAGATCATCAACCGCGCGTCGCTCGACCTCGACCTCGTGCAGGTCGCGAAGAAGCAGCATAACGATTTCGTCACGGAAGTCGACAAGGCGGCCGAAGCCGCCATCATCGAAACGCTCAAGACGGCCTACCCCGACCACGCCATCCTCGCAGAGGAATCGGGCCAGTCGGACAACGACTCCGAGTACCAGTGGATCATCGATCCGCTCGACGGCACCACCAACTTCATCCACGGCTTCCAGTACTACTGCGTCTCGATCGCGCTCGCGCATAAGGGCATTGTCACGCAGGCCGTGGTCTATGATCCGACGCGCAACGATCTCTTCACCGCCTCGCGCGGCCGCGGCGCGTTCCTGAACGACCGCCGCATCCGCGTGGGCCGTCGCGACCGTCTCGCCGACGGCCTGATCGGCACAGGCTTCCCGTTCCGCGAAAAGGACGGCCTCGACAGCTACTGCGAACTGTTCGCCGAAATGACCAACGCGTGCGCGGGCCTGCGCCGCCCTGGCGCGGCAGCACTCGATCTGGCCAACGTCGCCGCCGGCCGTATGGACGGCTTCTTCGAGCAGGGTCTCAATCCGTGGGACGTCGCCGCGGGCGGCCTGCTCGTGACGGAAGCCGGCGGTCTGATCGGCAACTACACAGGCGACTCGGATTTCCTGCACGTGGGCGAAGTCGTCGCGGGCAACCCGAAGATCTACGCGCAAATGGTGCCGATCCTCTCGAAGTACACGCGCGTCACCAAGGCGGCGTAA